Proteins from a single region of Oenanthe melanoleuca isolate GR-GAL-2019-014 chromosome 12, OMel1.0, whole genome shotgun sequence:
- the USP19 gene encoding ubiquitin carboxyl-terminal hydrolase 19 isoform X5, giving the protein MSSSTNAPGQRRASRGLDDATNKKKQKDRANQESKEELLLDWKQNADEIIIKLNLGSGALKAEDVRADFTDTDCVVKLPDGRQWSCQFYEEIEGSCSKIQCKKGNFLQLVLQKKIPLHNWASLLKKRKDGSKEPAKGAVCWENGKEKAASAELTPAEPRAEGPEPPRSRREPSNPKRAPGRSEALGGKSPASPGTQSGPSAKRAVYLKVAPTEEEPSARVTGSPEPGKGHSGRAGSRRNGRPSQADAPAALADLALPLEKAVVLAKETVPMEMPPLSATTEVFPHRVATCVEKRVLQPGSPAEVLRSRDCLPILGESSKTIPLATPPMGRDGEKRDWSKDDVALEAAADEPEPFVSLTFVKNDSYEKGNDLVVVHVYVKEIHKETSKVLFREQDFTLVFQTSDTNFLRLHPGCGPHTVFRWQVKLRNLIEPDQCTYNFTVSRIDVCLKKRQSQRWGGLEAPATRVGGAKVAMPTGPTPLDKNPPGSNQHPLSSKEEARTSDKEKPRVEDGALDGVAARTAPEHLAVKQEPHIPSPKPTCMVPPMTHSPVSAESVEDDEDEDEKKKVCLPGFTGLVNLGNTCFMNSVIQSLSNTRELRDYFHDRSFESEINYNNPLGTGGRLAIGFAMLLRALWKGTHHAFQPSKLKAIVASKASQFTGYAQHDAQEFMAFLLDGLHEDLNRIQNKPYTETVDSDGRPDEVVAEEAWQRHKMRNDSFIVDLFQGQYKSKLVCPVCSKVSITFDPFLYLPVPLPQKQKVLTVYYFAKEPHKKPIKFLVSISKENSSAMEVLDSVAHSVRVKPENLRLAEVVKNHFHRMFLPSNSLDTVSPTDLLLCFEVLSPELAKERVVELQVQQRPQVPSGPVAKCAACQKKQLPEDEKLKRCTRCYRVGYCNVACQKTHWPDHKASCRPENIGFPFLISVPESRLTYARLAQLLEGYARYSVSVFQPPFQLGRMSPEQGLQPLHSDKLEPLAKGSCAAATSAPELGDGDRISSLPQEPPLSPAVPELQPEMGDTTTVRSKVLTARSSLLSLDSGFSEHMESQGDSCCEKEPSYERALKPEAAIPGYQHTPDSLSARATQFYITKIDAANREQKLEDKGDTPLDLTDDCSLALVWQNNERLKEFVLVESKELECVEDPGSASEAARAGHFTLEQCLNLFTKPEVLAPEEAWYCPKCKQHREASKQLMLWRLPNVLIIQLKRFSFRSFIWRDKINDMVDFPVRSLDLSKFCIGRKGEQQLPMYDLYAVINHYGGMIGGHYTAYARLPNDKNSQRSDVGWRLFDDSTVTTVDESQVVTRYAYVLFYRRRNSPVERPLPGHPSDHRAERTPSAEAAASQASLIWQELEAEEQELQLEAPQRRARNSWRPCGQKRSPGTPQHPDEGCVRYFVLATTAAIVALFLNVFYPLIYQPRWR; this is encoded by the exons ATGTCCAGCAGCACAAATGCCCCTGGCCAGAGGAGAGCGTCTCGGGGCTTGGATGATGCCACCAAcaagaagaagcagaaggatCGAGCCAATCAGGAAAGCAAGGAAG agctgctgctggactgGAAGCAGAATGCTGATGAGATCATTATCAAGTTGAACTTGGGCAGTGGAGCTCTGAAAGCAGAGGATGTACGTGCCGATTTCACCGACACGGACTGTGTGGTCAAACTACCAG ATGGGCGCCAGTGGAGCTGTCAGTTTTATGAGGAAATTGAGGGCTCCTGCAGCAAGATCCAGTGCAAGAAGGGCAACTTTCTACAGCTTGTGCTTCAGAAGAAGATTCCACTTCATAACTGGGCTTCACTTCTG aagaaaaggaaagacgGATCCAAAGAACCGGCCAAaggggctgtgtgctgggaaaatgggaaggaGAAGGCTGCTTCTGCAGAGTTGACCCCTGCAGAGCCAAGGGCTGAAGGCCCAGAGCCACCAAGATCCCGGCGGGAGCCCTCCAACCCCAAGCGTGCTCCAGGGAGAAGCGAGGCCCTGGGAGGGAaaagcccagccagcccagggacacagagtGGCCCCAGCGCCAAGCGGGCAGTATACCTCAAAGTGGCTCCCACTGAGGAGGAGCCAAGTGCCAGAGTCACTGGGAGCCCGGAGCCTGGCAAAGGGCACAGTGGGAGAGCTGGCAGCCGCCGCAACGGCAGACCCAGCCAGGCTGATGCACCCGCGGCCCTCGCAGACCTTGCACTACCACTGGAGAAG GCTGTGGTTTTGGCCAAAGAGACTGTTCCCATGGAGATGCCACCTCTTTCGGCTACCACAGAGGTGTTCCCCCACCGTGTTGCCACCTGTGTTGAGAAGAGagtcctgcagccaggcagccctgctgaggtCTTGCGGAGCCGGGACTGCCTGCCTATCTTGGGAGAGAGCTCTAAGACCATCCCACTGGCCACCCCTCCCATGGGCAGAGATGGTGAGAAGAGGGACTGGTCCAAGGATGACGTggctctggaagcagcagctgacg AGCCAGAGCCTTTTGTAAGCCTGACCTTTGTCAAGAATGACTCATACGAGAAGGGCAATGATCTGGTGGTGGTGCATGTCTATGTGAAGGAGATTCACAAGGAGACATCCAAGGTGTTGTTCCGGGAACAAGACTTCACACTAGTGTTCCAGACGAG TGATACAAACTTCCTTCGTCTCCATCCTGGCTGTGGGCCCCACACGGTGTTCCGGTGGCAGGTGAAGCTCAG GAACCTTATTGAGCCGGACCAGTGCACGTACAACTTCACGGTGTCTCGCATTGATGTCTGCCTGAAGAAACGCCAGAGCCAGCGCTGGGGGGGGCTGGAGGCTCCAGCCACACGAG TGGGTGGTGCAAAGGTTGCCATGCCTACAGGCCCTACCCCTCTGGATAAGAACCCTCCGGGCAGTAACCAGCACCCCCTCTCCAGCAAGGAAGAGGCCCGAACCAGTGACAAAGAGAAGCCACGTGTGGAAGATGGGGCTCTGGATGGTGTGGCAGCCCGTACGGCCCCAGAGCACTTGGCAGTGAAGCAAGAGCCACACATTCCGTCG CCCAAACCAACGTGTATGGTGCCACCGATGACACACAGCCCAGTGAGTGCTGAGAGTgtggaggatgatgaggatgaggatgagaagAAGAAGGTCTGCCTGCCTGGCTTCACGGGGCTGGTGAACCTGGGCAACACCTGCTTCATGAACAGCGTAATCCAGTCCTTGTCCAACACCCGGGAGCTGCGTGACTACTTCCATG ATCGGTCCTTTGAGTCAGAAATCAACTATAACAACCCACTGGGGACAGGTGGACGCCTGGCTATCGGCTTTGCCatgctgctcagagcactgTGGAAGGGCACACACCATGCCTTTCAGCCCTCTAAACTGAAG GCAATTGTGGCCAGCAAGGCAAGCCAGTTCACTGGCTATGCCCAGCATGATGCTCAGGAGTTCATGGCCTTCTTGCTTGATGGCCTGCATGAGGACCTCAACCGCATCCAGAACAAGCCCTACACAGAGACTGTTGACTCGGATGGGAGGCCTGATGAG GTAGTAGCTGAGGAGGCTTGGCAAAGACACAAGATGAGGAACGACTCATTCATAGTAGACCTCTTCCAGGGCCAGTACAAATCCAAGCTCGTGTGCCCAGTGTGCTCCAAG GTGTCTATTACCTTTGATCCCTTCCTGtacctccctgtgcccctcccaCAGAAGCAAAAGGTGCTGACTGTCTACTACTTTGCAAAGGAGCCACACAAAAAACCCATCAAG TTCCTTGTGAGTATCAGCAAGGAGAACTCCAGTGCTATGGAGGTACTTGACTCAGTGGCCCACAGTGTGCGTGTGAAACCAGAGAACCTGCGCCTGGCAGAG GTGGTAAAGAATCACTTCCACCGCATGTTCCTGCCATCTAACTCACTAGACACAGTCTCGCCAACGGacctgctgctttgctttgagGTGCTATCCCCAGAACTGGCCAAGGAGCGCGTGGTGGAGCTTCAGGTCCAGCAG CGTCCGCAGGTGCCCAGTGGCCCTGTCGCCAAGTGTGCAGCCTGCCAGAAgaagcagctgccagaggaTGAGAAGCTCAAGCGCTGCACGAGGTGCTATCGAGTCGGTTACTGCAATGT GGCATGTCAGAAAACACACTGGCCAGACCACAAGGCTTCGTGCCGTCCCGAGAACATTGGTTTCCCCTTCCTCATCAGCGTGCCTGAGTCCCGCCTAACCTATGCCCgcctggcccagctgctggagggctATGCAAG GTACTCAGTCAGCGTGTTCCAGCCTCCATTCCAGTTGGGCCGGATGTcaccagagcaggggctgcagcctctgcactCAGACAAGCTGGAGCCCCTGGCCAagggcagctgtgcagcagccacctctgcccCCGAGCTGGGAGATGGCGACAGGATTTCCAGCCTCCCACAGGAGCCTCCACTCTcgccagctgtgcctgagctgcagccagagatgGGGGATACTACCACTGTCCGGAGCAAGGTCCTGACAGCCAGGAGTTCCCTGCTGAGCTTGGATTCAGGGTTCTCTGAGCACATGGAGTCACAGGGTGACAGCTGTTGTGAGAAGGAGCCCTCCTATGAGAGAGCCCTCAAGCCAGAAG CTGCCATCCCTGGGTACCAGCACACTCCAGACTCACTGAGTGCCCGCGCCACACAGTTCTACATCACTAAGATCGATGCTGCCAACCGAGAGCAAAAGCTAGAAGATAAAG GTGACACCCCCCTGGATCTGACAGATGACTGCTCCCTTGCTCTGGTGTGGCAGAACAATGAGCGCCTCAAGGAATTCGTGTTGGTAGAATCCAAGGAGTTGGAGTGTGTGGAGGATCCAGGTTCAGCCAGCGAAGCAGCCCGAGCTGGCCACTTCACCCTGGAGCAGTGCCTCAATCTCTTCACGAAGCCTGAAGTCCTGGCCCCAGAGGAAGCGTG GTACTGCCCCAAGTGCAAGCAGCACCGCGAGGCTTCCAAGCAGCTGATGCTGTGGCGGCTGCCCAACGTCCTCATCATCCAGCTCAAGCGCTTCTCCTTCCGCAGCTTTATTTGGAGGGACAAGATCAATGACATGGTGGACTTTCCTGTCCG GAGCCTGGACCTGAGCAAGTTCTGCATTGGTCGGAagggtgagcagcagctgcctaTGTATGACCTGTATGCTGTGATCAACCACTACGGAGGCATGATTGGAGGGCACTACACAGCGTACGCCCGCCTGCCCAACGACAAGAACAGCCAGCGCAGCGACGTGG gctGGCGGCTCTTTGACGACAGCACAGTCACCACCGTGGATGAGAGCCAGGTGGTGACCAGATACGCCTATGTTCTCTTCTACCGCCGGAGGAACTCTCCTGTGGAGAGACCCCTGCCAGGGCATCCCTCAGACCACCGCGCCGAGCGCACCCCCTCTGCcgaagctgctgccagccag GCTTCTCTGATCTGGCAGGAACTGGAGGCTGAAGAACAAGAGCTGCAGCTTGAGGCACCCCAAAGGCGTGCAAGAAACTCCTGGAGGCCCTGTGGCCAGAAGCGGAGTCCGGgcaccccacagcaccctgaTGAAGGCTGCGTCAGATACTTTGTCCTGGCCACCACGGCCGCAATTGTGGCTCTCTTCCTGAACGTCTTCTACCCGCTCATTTACCAGCCCCGCTGGAGATAG
- the USP19 gene encoding ubiquitin carboxyl-terminal hydrolase 19 isoform X1, producing MSSSTNAPGQRRASRGLDDATNKKKQKDRANQESKEVSRPELEQAETAQEKDSEEELLLDWKQNADEIIIKLNLGSGALKAEDVRADFTDTDCVVKLPDGRQWSCQFYEEIEGSCSKIQCKKGNFLQLVLQKKIPLHNWASLLKKRKDGSKEPAKGAVCWENGKEKAASAELTPAEPRAEGPEPPRSRREPSNPKRAPGRSEALGGKSPASPGTQSGPSAKRAVYLKVAPTEEEPSARVTGSPEPGKGHSGRAGSRRNGRPSQADAPAALADLALPLEKAVVLAKETVPMEMPPLSATTEVFPHRVATCVEKRVLQPGSPAEVLRSRDCLPILGESSKTIPLATPPMGRDGEKRDWSKDDVALEAAADEPEPFVSLTFVKNDSYEKGNDLVVVHVYVKEIHKETSKVLFREQDFTLVFQTSDTNFLRLHPGCGPHTVFRWQVKLRNLIEPDQCTYNFTVSRIDVCLKKRQSQRWGGLEAPATRGAVGGAKVAMPTGPTPLDKNPPGSNQHPLSSKEEARTSDKEKPRVEDGALDGVAARTAPEHLAVKQEPHIPSPKPTCMVPPMTHSPVSAESVEDDEDEDEKKKVCLPGFTGLVNLGNTCFMNSVIQSLSNTRELRDYFHDRSFESEINYNNPLGTGGRLAIGFAMLLRALWKGTHHAFQPSKLKAIVASKASQFTGYAQHDAQEFMAFLLDGLHEDLNRIQNKPYTETVDSDGRPDEVVAEEAWQRHKMRNDSFIVDLFQGQYKSKLVCPVCSKVSITFDPFLYLPVPLPQKQKVLTVYYFAKEPHKKPIKFLVSISKENSSAMEVLDSVAHSVRVKPENLRLAEVVKNHFHRMFLPSNSLDTVSPTDLLLCFEVLSPELAKERVVELQVQQRPQVPSGPVAKCAACQKKQLPEDEKLKRCTRCYRVGYCNVACQKTHWPDHKASCRPENIGFPFLISVPESRLTYARLAQLLEGYARYSVSVFQPPFQLGRMSPEQGLQPLHSDKLEPLAKGSCAAATSAPELGDGDRISSLPQEPPLSPAVPELQPEMGDTTTVRSKVLTARSSLLSLDSGFSEHMESQGDSCCEKEPSYERALKPEAAIPGYQHTPDSLSARATQFYITKIDAANREQKLEDKGDTPLDLTDDCSLALVWQNNERLKEFVLVESKELECVEDPGSASEAARAGHFTLEQCLNLFTKPEVLAPEEAWYCPKCKQHREASKQLMLWRLPNVLIIQLKRFSFRSFIWRDKINDMVDFPVRSLDLSKFCIGRKGEQQLPMYDLYAVINHYGGMIGGHYTAYARLPNDKNSQRSDVGWRLFDDSTVTTVDESQVVTRYAYVLFYRRRNSPVERPLPGHPSDHRAERTPSAEAAASQASLIWQELEAEEQELQLEAPQRRARNSWRPCGQKRSPGTPQHPDEGCVRYFVLATTAAIVALFLNVFYPLIYQPRWR from the exons ATGTCCAGCAGCACAAATGCCCCTGGCCAGAGGAGAGCGTCTCGGGGCTTGGATGATGCCACCAAcaagaagaagcagaaggatCGAGCCAATCAGGAAAGCAAGGAAG TGTCTCGCCCTGAGCTCGAGCAGGCTGAGACTGCCCAGGAGAAGGACTCAGAGGAGG agctgctgctggactgGAAGCAGAATGCTGATGAGATCATTATCAAGTTGAACTTGGGCAGTGGAGCTCTGAAAGCAGAGGATGTACGTGCCGATTTCACCGACACGGACTGTGTGGTCAAACTACCAG ATGGGCGCCAGTGGAGCTGTCAGTTTTATGAGGAAATTGAGGGCTCCTGCAGCAAGATCCAGTGCAAGAAGGGCAACTTTCTACAGCTTGTGCTTCAGAAGAAGATTCCACTTCATAACTGGGCTTCACTTCTG aagaaaaggaaagacgGATCCAAAGAACCGGCCAAaggggctgtgtgctgggaaaatgggaaggaGAAGGCTGCTTCTGCAGAGTTGACCCCTGCAGAGCCAAGGGCTGAAGGCCCAGAGCCACCAAGATCCCGGCGGGAGCCCTCCAACCCCAAGCGTGCTCCAGGGAGAAGCGAGGCCCTGGGAGGGAaaagcccagccagcccagggacacagagtGGCCCCAGCGCCAAGCGGGCAGTATACCTCAAAGTGGCTCCCACTGAGGAGGAGCCAAGTGCCAGAGTCACTGGGAGCCCGGAGCCTGGCAAAGGGCACAGTGGGAGAGCTGGCAGCCGCCGCAACGGCAGACCCAGCCAGGCTGATGCACCCGCGGCCCTCGCAGACCTTGCACTACCACTGGAGAAG GCTGTGGTTTTGGCCAAAGAGACTGTTCCCATGGAGATGCCACCTCTTTCGGCTACCACAGAGGTGTTCCCCCACCGTGTTGCCACCTGTGTTGAGAAGAGagtcctgcagccaggcagccctgctgaggtCTTGCGGAGCCGGGACTGCCTGCCTATCTTGGGAGAGAGCTCTAAGACCATCCCACTGGCCACCCCTCCCATGGGCAGAGATGGTGAGAAGAGGGACTGGTCCAAGGATGACGTggctctggaagcagcagctgacg AGCCAGAGCCTTTTGTAAGCCTGACCTTTGTCAAGAATGACTCATACGAGAAGGGCAATGATCTGGTGGTGGTGCATGTCTATGTGAAGGAGATTCACAAGGAGACATCCAAGGTGTTGTTCCGGGAACAAGACTTCACACTAGTGTTCCAGACGAG TGATACAAACTTCCTTCGTCTCCATCCTGGCTGTGGGCCCCACACGGTGTTCCGGTGGCAGGTGAAGCTCAG GAACCTTATTGAGCCGGACCAGTGCACGTACAACTTCACGGTGTCTCGCATTGATGTCTGCCTGAAGAAACGCCAGAGCCAGCGCTGGGGGGGGCTGGAGGCTCCAGCCACACGAG GTGCAGTGGGTGGTGCAAAGGTTGCCATGCCTACAGGCCCTACCCCTCTGGATAAGAACCCTCCGGGCAGTAACCAGCACCCCCTCTCCAGCAAGGAAGAGGCCCGAACCAGTGACAAAGAGAAGCCACGTGTGGAAGATGGGGCTCTGGATGGTGTGGCAGCCCGTACGGCCCCAGAGCACTTGGCAGTGAAGCAAGAGCCACACATTCCGTCG CCCAAACCAACGTGTATGGTGCCACCGATGACACACAGCCCAGTGAGTGCTGAGAGTgtggaggatgatgaggatgaggatgagaagAAGAAGGTCTGCCTGCCTGGCTTCACGGGGCTGGTGAACCTGGGCAACACCTGCTTCATGAACAGCGTAATCCAGTCCTTGTCCAACACCCGGGAGCTGCGTGACTACTTCCATG ATCGGTCCTTTGAGTCAGAAATCAACTATAACAACCCACTGGGGACAGGTGGACGCCTGGCTATCGGCTTTGCCatgctgctcagagcactgTGGAAGGGCACACACCATGCCTTTCAGCCCTCTAAACTGAAG GCAATTGTGGCCAGCAAGGCAAGCCAGTTCACTGGCTATGCCCAGCATGATGCTCAGGAGTTCATGGCCTTCTTGCTTGATGGCCTGCATGAGGACCTCAACCGCATCCAGAACAAGCCCTACACAGAGACTGTTGACTCGGATGGGAGGCCTGATGAG GTAGTAGCTGAGGAGGCTTGGCAAAGACACAAGATGAGGAACGACTCATTCATAGTAGACCTCTTCCAGGGCCAGTACAAATCCAAGCTCGTGTGCCCAGTGTGCTCCAAG GTGTCTATTACCTTTGATCCCTTCCTGtacctccctgtgcccctcccaCAGAAGCAAAAGGTGCTGACTGTCTACTACTTTGCAAAGGAGCCACACAAAAAACCCATCAAG TTCCTTGTGAGTATCAGCAAGGAGAACTCCAGTGCTATGGAGGTACTTGACTCAGTGGCCCACAGTGTGCGTGTGAAACCAGAGAACCTGCGCCTGGCAGAG GTGGTAAAGAATCACTTCCACCGCATGTTCCTGCCATCTAACTCACTAGACACAGTCTCGCCAACGGacctgctgctttgctttgagGTGCTATCCCCAGAACTGGCCAAGGAGCGCGTGGTGGAGCTTCAGGTCCAGCAG CGTCCGCAGGTGCCCAGTGGCCCTGTCGCCAAGTGTGCAGCCTGCCAGAAgaagcagctgccagaggaTGAGAAGCTCAAGCGCTGCACGAGGTGCTATCGAGTCGGTTACTGCAATGT GGCATGTCAGAAAACACACTGGCCAGACCACAAGGCTTCGTGCCGTCCCGAGAACATTGGTTTCCCCTTCCTCATCAGCGTGCCTGAGTCCCGCCTAACCTATGCCCgcctggcccagctgctggagggctATGCAAG GTACTCAGTCAGCGTGTTCCAGCCTCCATTCCAGTTGGGCCGGATGTcaccagagcaggggctgcagcctctgcactCAGACAAGCTGGAGCCCCTGGCCAagggcagctgtgcagcagccacctctgcccCCGAGCTGGGAGATGGCGACAGGATTTCCAGCCTCCCACAGGAGCCTCCACTCTcgccagctgtgcctgagctgcagccagagatgGGGGATACTACCACTGTCCGGAGCAAGGTCCTGACAGCCAGGAGTTCCCTGCTGAGCTTGGATTCAGGGTTCTCTGAGCACATGGAGTCACAGGGTGACAGCTGTTGTGAGAAGGAGCCCTCCTATGAGAGAGCCCTCAAGCCAGAAG CTGCCATCCCTGGGTACCAGCACACTCCAGACTCACTGAGTGCCCGCGCCACACAGTTCTACATCACTAAGATCGATGCTGCCAACCGAGAGCAAAAGCTAGAAGATAAAG GTGACACCCCCCTGGATCTGACAGATGACTGCTCCCTTGCTCTGGTGTGGCAGAACAATGAGCGCCTCAAGGAATTCGTGTTGGTAGAATCCAAGGAGTTGGAGTGTGTGGAGGATCCAGGTTCAGCCAGCGAAGCAGCCCGAGCTGGCCACTTCACCCTGGAGCAGTGCCTCAATCTCTTCACGAAGCCTGAAGTCCTGGCCCCAGAGGAAGCGTG GTACTGCCCCAAGTGCAAGCAGCACCGCGAGGCTTCCAAGCAGCTGATGCTGTGGCGGCTGCCCAACGTCCTCATCATCCAGCTCAAGCGCTTCTCCTTCCGCAGCTTTATTTGGAGGGACAAGATCAATGACATGGTGGACTTTCCTGTCCG GAGCCTGGACCTGAGCAAGTTCTGCATTGGTCGGAagggtgagcagcagctgcctaTGTATGACCTGTATGCTGTGATCAACCACTACGGAGGCATGATTGGAGGGCACTACACAGCGTACGCCCGCCTGCCCAACGACAAGAACAGCCAGCGCAGCGACGTGG gctGGCGGCTCTTTGACGACAGCACAGTCACCACCGTGGATGAGAGCCAGGTGGTGACCAGATACGCCTATGTTCTCTTCTACCGCCGGAGGAACTCTCCTGTGGAGAGACCCCTGCCAGGGCATCCCTCAGACCACCGCGCCGAGCGCACCCCCTCTGCcgaagctgctgccagccag GCTTCTCTGATCTGGCAGGAACTGGAGGCTGAAGAACAAGAGCTGCAGCTTGAGGCACCCCAAAGGCGTGCAAGAAACTCCTGGAGGCCCTGTGGCCAGAAGCGGAGTCCGGgcaccccacagcaccctgaTGAAGGCTGCGTCAGATACTTTGTCCTGGCCACCACGGCCGCAATTGTGGCTCTCTTCCTGAACGTCTTCTACCCGCTCATTTACCAGCCCCGCTGGAGATAG